The genome window GGTAAAGACAGACTCCTCCGAAAACGAAGCTCGATCAATGACTCACCACCCAAACACCTCCCATTTCAGACTGACGGTGGAGCTTCTGCCGAGACGGGCGGCGATGTGTTGCGTGTCATATTGCAAAAACCGCAGCCGGGTCTCTGGGGTGGGGACTTCGGGGCCAATGAACGCGGAGTGGCCCTAGGTCTCACCTGGGCGGCAGGCGAAAACGAGGCCAAGGACAGCGACAGCCTGCTGGGCACGGATATAGTGCGGTAAGTTCTCTTTCAAAATCTGCGTATCAACAAACTATGCACAGCAAAGCAAATTATTTGCACTTAATATTATTAACTTTAATCACTAAAAATGTATGTGCATATGAAGTCTATATAATGCGGAAAGTATGACATCCTCTTATGTCCTTTAGAGTTTATTAATGCTTGAaggtattattattttaacatTCATATGTTAATTACAAACGAATCAATCAGAAATTTAATGTTGTCGAGAAACTAATacttttataattaatataaatcatgtaataatttttttgtagCTTGACTTTAGCTGTGGCCAAAGACGTGGACGATGCTGTAGACCGGATTGGAGCTTTGGTGGCCAGTCACGGTCACGACAACTCCAAACTGAACTTCATCGCTTGTGATGCAGCTGCTGCCTGGCTTGTGAGTTGCTCTGGCAAGGTATGGGCCGCCGAGAAATTGGAGGCCAGCTTCTTGCGCTTGCCTTCCGGAGGACTGGCTGTGACCACTGTGGTGAACAAGTCAAGCGAGGGATTGGAAGAAGCAGCCAGTTTTGCCGCTGCTCACGATGCAGAGGCCCAGGCTCCGGCAGAGGAATGGTGTGGTCCCAAGCCAGCTGGCGATGGAACATACACCCAGCACGACATGTTCGAGACGCTGCGATCCGCCAGTAATGCGAGCAGCTCGAGGGCAGCCACCGTGTCGGTGCTGTCGGTGAAGGGAATCTCGTGCCATTGGTTCACCGGCACGCCCAATGCCGCCGAGTCTGTGTTCAAGCCGTTCGTTTTTGCCCCGAATCCGAGGATCTCGCCGCTAACACAAGTGCAGGCGGATGCGGACTTGACGTTGCTGCACAAGCTACACTCGCAACGCAAGCCGGCCGCCTTGGAGCACTTGCGCAGCTTGGAGCTCTCCTGCGTGGACGAGCTAAATAACTATTTCTCTCTGCAGGATCACGCCAGTGACGAGCTGGACGAACTGCTCAAGGACTGTGTCGAGGCGGAAGTCAAGTTCTATCGCTAGACCAACGAATACTATCTATATGGATACTCCAAAAACTAGCTTGCAAGCTCTATTGAGCATCGGGATTTGACTTGAGCATTCTTATGGCATTACCAAATAGGCTTTAGTCgtcaaaatattttcttgTGCAATCTCTActgtttttatttcgtttaGTTTTTATGCTTTTGCgtgatatttaaattattatttattctgTCTCAGTGGGCAATCTCCGACTTGAATTTAAAGTATTATTATGTGACATTCCAGGCTTAGTTTAACGATTTACATACTtgcattaaaatatatatgaatacatatacaaatatacattatatatggCTCTCAAATAAACGCATAAAATCTGCatttatacaaaaattaaaaatggtaTGTCGTATTTGGATACTTATCTTAGgattcgattttttttattacaaaGTGATTTAGAAGCGACATGaattgataatttaaattgagAAATGACAAGTGTAAagataatttttttatttagccGCACTCTAAACATGTATTTACAAAAATGGGCTAAGCCTGATCCGATTCATTCAATTCCCATTTCGTCAGAGTTAGAAATTATTCCAATACACCGAGATACAAATTCATTTTCACATTAATTGACCTATTCGTGTTTTTAGACGGATTCTACAACCAAATTGGTCTTAAAAATAGTGCTATCATTGTGCAAGGCCTCTAGTTTTGTAATTTCAAAGGCCTGGTAAATCTCGCGGAAGTCCATAATGTTTCGCGGGTCGCTCTCCATCCAAAAGCGGTCAAATTCAAAGAACAGATAGCAGTACAACTTGTGGAAATCCTCCACGGTGCTAAAGTCCTGTCTGTGCTGCACCACCAAATTGTAGAAGTGGGTTTTGGCGGCGCCCGTTTTCACTAGATTGAAGGCCATGGAGGTGAGGTTAATGCCCACAATGGCGTAGGTGTAACCCAGGGTGGGATGCATAGAGTGCAGCAGCACATGTTTGGCGGCGTCGTTATAGGCAGTGGCAAAGTACAGCAGGTTCTCCAGCCCAAGCATGCCCATTCCCCGAAAGTCCGTCTTCGGATCGTCGCCCTGGAAGCCGATGTCCTGCCACTGTTTGGTCACGCGACCGGTGAGGGGCGTGTCTGGCATCAGCAGTTGCCACAATCGCAACAGCTTTTGCTCGTGGTCGAGGTTATCCGAGTCGTATTTCTCCGCCCGCAGCTGTTCCACCTGATGCATCAGTCTGCGGTAGCCCCAGATACTCGTCACGCATGTGCCGAAGAGCCGGGCGAAGTCTGGGTGCACATTGTTCTTGATGCGTTTCGCCTGCATCACAATGCGAGCAGCTCGAGGTGCTGAAAATATTGGGTAATGTAatgattaataatatttaactTAGTGTAAACTTGTAATGATTGTGGTGCTTGGCCCACAGAGAATACACTATTCCTTGGACTAACCGAAATCCAGCAGCTCCGCGTCGCTCACATATGGCGCCGCCTCATCAAGGTCAAGTACAAGTCGTCGTATCTGTGGCCTTTTGGACAATGTAAGGGACCTTTCCACCTGGCTGGTCCGACTGGCTCCCGCTCTCGCTCCATAGCAAATCCTCTGGAGCTCCGAGAGCCTGGTGAAGGCGTGCAGGAACCACTTTATAAAGGGCCTTATATAGCTAAAAATAAAAGGCAGTATTCGGTCGAGGATAAACATTTTACTAAAGCGCCGAAGAGAACTATCGAGATTTCCCGATTTCGTTTGTTTGCGCCCGGTTGCCAGGGCAACACATCAGGATTGGCTTTTGATCACAGCCCAAAGTTTCTATCTACTATATTGCACTTTTGAGTGTTGCCTTTAGATAGCTTTTATGATTGACtcgcaacaataacaaatccaatgtattattaaaaaaacaaGCAGCTGATCAGGCAGTGTTGTAAATAGCGGAAATATGGACGGCATTTGAGGTATTCTTGATAATATTCTAAAGCTTTCTTTACTTTTAAAAGGCACGTTAATTATGCTGAGTTCTCTAATCGTTTGACATATAGttctataattaaaaatagatTTTCGAAAAGGAGGGAGTACCCCTTACATGCTTTTGCAACTTGGACTTAACATGCTGCTCAATAAACGGTCACACTGCTTTTATTGTCCTAATTGTTTACTTATAAGCAAACTCTTTATTTACTCGTATTTATATTCAGAAATTTGACAGAATTGGACGGATTGATTAAAACTCCAATTACGTTCTTCGCCTCGATATTGATCATTTGTCGCCAAAGCTCAAAGTAGTTTTAACTAATAGTTTTAACTCAAGAGATAACTAGTTGCACataagttaccatagggaaaATGAAGCGAGTTGCAATTGCGAAAGAATCAAATCTGAAAACATTGTCCTCCAAGGAGATTAAAAATGAGTTCTTCAAGGCAAGTACCgaagaaaaaataaagatGTTGAGGGATAAAATGGATCTTGTACTTCATAACCAAAAGAAAATGATATTGGTTTTGCGGTAAATTTGAATAAGTTTTCTGAACTTTTCTGGTATTGTTAAAAATATTCCTGTTTCCAGCCAACTGACGACGGCTCAGCCAACTGATTCTCCAGGACCTCAGATACTTGCTATCAGTAGCATGATTCCTGAACCGGGAGGCTGGTCACCTCAACTATTCCCACTAAAGAACTTGGAACAAATAGAGACGATGGAGGAGGAAATGAATGATCCCATTAAATCATCgatttatgtaaatataaacATTCAGTTTGAGCATTCCTTATTAAGAGTTTTCTATTACCTAGATCGAAATCATGCGAAATATTTTGAAACCCGGCGGTTCACCTCGTCCTGGAGGCCTCAAAAAACAATTTCATCTTATACTCGCCATAGACTTTTTGGTTGACTTCAATTTTGATGGCATCCACAATAAAATACCTCTGAAGAAGTTTGGAAATTTCAATAATGCTTTGTTTGGTAACATCTTTAGAGAACATACATAAATCACATCTTTtccaaattcaaatttattaaattgcaGAAGCTCAAAAGCAGGAAGGATATTTTAGAGATGACTACATCGCTGAAATCAGACTGGCGTTCCGAGTTTACAAAAATCGCAGGCATAAAAGTGTATCAGATGctcgaaaaaaaattaaagaagcCAAAGCCCATATGAAGCCCGAGTTAAAATTTGAAGAGTTTTTGTATACAGAATGAAATAAGATTACCGATAACTATTTATACAAGCGAATTTACAGGTAAAAGGGTTGTgtgcaaataaacaaatttgtaaacaagatcttttatttgtttatcaagCATAGAGCGTGCAATTGCAATGTTACGATTGTACAACTAAGACTAAATGGGCGTTGCATATCTCAGATTATTTTAAAGTGCTCTATTAAGTTCGCTTCGTTGACGGTATCATCCAAAAACTCGCGTGCCCATGCGATTAGATTAGATGCCTATGCCTATGTGCTAGGTTTTTAAAGCTTCCATTGGAAATACATGTTGCCTAGTCGTAAACCTGTATCGCTCAGTTAGAGACCACCACTGGACGCGGCTGCTTCTATACTTTGCGGCTAGCTGGCTGACCGATAAGGCATTGAGAATGCGGATGGAAAACGGAAGACTCTGGGGAACGCTGCACGACGGTGAGTATCTTGAATACAAAAATATGTATCCACCATTTAAATTTCTGTATTCTGTATTTACCTTGCAGGCAAATTTGAGGTGCGCAGTGTCACTCACTCCGACCTGGAAGAGGCGCTAGATGTGAGTACGATTCCATGGGACTCCTATAATCTTGCCTATCAGTCATAAAAAAGTTATTTCTGGGATTAAGACGATCAAGAACTAAGCTTAAAGTTCAAACTATTTGTATTGCTCGTATAGTGCAAATTTGATCATCGTTAATTCATCGCAAGCACAAAACTAATTTTGTGCGTCTGCTCCAACGTGGCGTCGGTGGTGTAATGGTTAGCATAGTTGCCTTCCAAGCAGTTGACCCGGGTTCGATTCCCGGCCGACGCAGTTcgctttttgcatttttttatttttttacagcATCttagtttttttattttgtgaaaTGAGAAACAAGCTAAGCTAACTTAAGATTTAAGCAGGGAAAACAAGCGaacatttaatatattttcacaaaaataaaatagtaaaaCCGACATAAAATCTAGTTCCGTGGCTCTTGAAAGTTTTTGcgtaattatttttttagttgtttttaaaattgtgAATGTTACAGGTTCTCGACGGCTCATTCTTTCTTAATGAATCGGTGTGTGTTGcctgtgaaattaatttgccgGAAAACCGCCAAGCTCGTTTGGATTTGCGAGAATTGTGCAGAAAAACCGCTCTGGATGGTGTCTCATTGTTGGTCAAAGAGGCGGATACTGGTCGTGTGGTGTCCGTGTCGTTTAATAAAATTCAGGtaaaattcgatttttatttaaacaatattAATCCTAATGGATCGAAAACACAGTATGCACCACCACCTGGCGAGGATCACTTCTTTTTGAAATTCCGGAACGAGGAAGTTAAAAGTCCTCAGGCGAGGCGTCTAATGGACTTTATGATCGAAGTGGATGAAAGAATTGATGTGTGTGCCATGTTCAACATGGTGTGCTTCTGTGAACTGATGTTTCTGGCCACTTTACCGAGCCACGAGCGATTGGGATTGGGTCGATCGTTGTCCCAGTTCACAATTGAACTGACCAAGGAGCTGGCCGAAGGAAAGGGCCTGGAGGATATCGATGAAAAACTAAGATCCAAACGCCCAGCTGCCGTCACCGCACTCTGGACCTCTAGTTTCTCTCAAAAAGTTGGAAAAGCCACAGACTTTAAAGTGATCAACACCGTTTCTTATTCGGAATTTGAGTACAACGGGAAGAGATTTGACGAGCGAATCAATCCAATTCACAAGTTTTGCGAACATGTCAtctataaattttaaaatataaaagtaaatttttgtaaaaagtTTAGATGTGCGTCGGCCGGGAATCGAACCCGGGTCAACTGCTTGGAAGGCAACTATGCTAACCATTACACCACCGACGCCACACGAGAGTTGTGAGCTGTTTTCTTTGTTGTGTGGTGGACATCCCGTACGTAATGTCTCGTTTGATATGATTTGCTTCTTATCGATAGTAGTTGCTATCGGTATGCGGTCACACTCAAAATTTCAGTTAAGTTTGAATATTTTGGCGGGAAACCAAGTGAAGATAGTTATTTGTAACATTTGTTTtgaaattaacaattaaagtTTAAGCGTGAAATGTTGTTCTTTATGTAGCAGAAAGTTTTCTGAAAAGGTTTTTATCTCAATGCAATTTGCAATGCCCTGCAATTACTTATATTATTGCTTGTGCTTCATTATTTTTAAACGAATGTTTGTTCTTTTAGTAAACTGACAGTTGAAATTGGTAATCAATGCTGTTCTTCAACTGTTGCAATCGTAGCTTTTTGATACGTTGTATCTTCTAAAACTTCGTTACGAATGTTTTTGACGCTAAGGAAATGGCAATTTTACGCATTAATAGGGGGATTTATATATGGTATTCAGATATACGTATATTAAACAGCAAACTGTTCGTTGTACTAGATCATATTAGCAGTCCGAATAAATTAAACCTTAATCGGGCTAAAAAGTTAAGCGAATATAGATTTATAGAAATTAATTAAGGCGATGAAGGACTGCATCGAAATTTTCGATGGGGAGTTTGAGGTCCTGCGTGTGACTCCACCGCTTTATGATGAAGTTGAAGAGGTATGCATCTGTTTAGGGTTAAATCTTTACGCttatatataatattgtaATGATCTCAGTTGCTTGTGAACATTTCGATCAATTATGAGTTCGGCTGTGTGATCGCTAAACTGAAAGACTCCCCGTTGGCCATTGCCGAGCTACGTAATCTTATAAGACACATCATATCCCGAGGAATATCATTCGCTATACGACACGTGGAAAGTGGCAGAATTGTGGCTGCAATCgctaatataatatttgtagGTACCTATTGTATATTTGGCTTTAATCGTTTATATTTCATTAGTGCACCCAAACCAGAATACAAAGAGAAAAACTTTATACTACGACATTTGCGACCAGATCAGGAGTCCAAACATGATTAAGTATATGGAACTTTGGGATGCTATCGATGCGAGCTTTGATGTCAACGAGCACTGCCAGGTGGACAGCACGGGAGATGTGGAATACATGGCCACTGTGCCGGAGTTCAGACGACGTGGCCTGGGCCACATCCTATGCCAGCACTCCATCCAGTTCGCTAGTCTCTTGGCCCAGCGGAAGCTGCCGCTCGAGACACTCGCCCAGCTGCCTGAGGAGATGCGGATTGAAAGACCGCAGGCCGTTGTCGCCATAACTACATCCCAATCCTCGCAAATAATGGGCAGACAATTGGGAATGAAAACTGTGCACAAGTGGCACTTTTCCGAGCTGATGTCCTTGTGCGGAGCAATGGCGGAGTCCAATGGCGCAGCACAGGCCTGTGAATATGCAGAACTGCAAGTAGTAAAGATTTGATGGAAACCTAATGCGCAATCTGACTAGGTTCATAGATTACTTGGTAAAAAAAGATAACGACGCAAGAGTTCTTTAAAAacgtaatttaatttttataaatacaaaaaaagtTTAAACCTCATTCTTATATTATTGGAAATTGAACTAAAGAAATGTACTTTCGCAGGAGTTCTTTAAAAACggcatttaatttttaaaaaatacaaaaaaagtTTAAACCTCATTCTTATATTattggaaattaaactaaaatcCAGCGAAACACTTTTTAACAGTATAATTTCATTTGTTAAGCTTAATTAGGTGAGTCGCTATCATCTTAGGTATATTTTACACTGTATCAGCATTTTGGATGATGAGTTCTACCTTCTACGGATTACACCAGGTTTATACAATAAACCTGAAGAAGTGTGCATACGAATTCTAAAATTACCTGTAATTCTGAATTATTTATCCAGGAATGCGgaatttttatgatttatcgCCAATCTGAAGAATTCGCCAGAGACGATCAAACTACTCCGGACTTTAATAATACATACAGCTGCCCTGGCCTTTATTATAAttacttgattatttagagaaGCAGAACTTCAAAAGGGATTTTTTCTTCTTTCGTGTTATGTTCCAGTTTAAAAGTCTCTAAATGGGTAGATTATAGAGATGAAGTACGTGGTTATCATCGGAAATTCCTAGTTCTAGTCCTTTTAGTACTTTGACCAGACATATCATTCATATCGAAAGCTAAAAAGAGTAAACTTAATCCTGAGATGTTCGCCCAACTTTCCAACAAGCTTATAGATCCGGTGTTATACATATACGATGGGCACATCCCCATCATATGTGAGATGTGTTCGTTCTTCAAATGGCTCATAGGCGGAAAAAATTGGAGTTGACAGCCTGGGTAGGtgataaattaatttaaattcatataaaccagtattattaaatatatcttaAGTTTCTAGAAAAACAAGTATAACCTGGATATTGATGGATAATGAATAGGTAATTTTAGTCCAAAAATCGCCTTGGTACATATGTATGGTATGTGTTAGTAGTTATCTGTTTTACAATCATCGTGCGAAAATGTTCACGTGCTCATTTcaatacaatatatatattatatatattgaatatatatgtaataaatatatatacaagtaTACATTTTCATTATACATGCTTCTAATCCATGAATATAAGCAAGTTTTCTCTGGAATCCCTTAaaccatttaaatttttttcaagAGAACAAGTGGGCGGATTAAAAATGCACTTGTTCCACTAAGGATTAAGGAAACTCAGGCGATGTTTGGCTGCATTTCAGTTCCGTCAATCAAAAATGGTCTCAGCCCATATGGGtcgttaaaaatataattgaataaCTTTTCAGGACGTTTGAAAAGTTTTAATCCTTGCAGAATACACTCGGCGCTCAACACACCCCTTTCTAAATGTCTATCCTCAGTGCTGATGTCAATTTTTGCACTTTCGAACGAACTTTTcaaatgagattaaaattTACACAATTCAGGACGCGGCGAGGCATGCACTCGAAGGGATTTCCCTGCGTTTCCCTAATGCCCAATGTCAATACAGCGAATGGACTTGGAATGCAGGCCAGATTTGCTGGGTGAGCAGTGTGATAAGCATTTCGATCCTACTTTGGCTTCACCTCAACAATGCACTGGGGTTTTTTAATTAGAATTCGAATAACAAAAAATGGAAAGTACCTCGCCAGCAGAGGAGGGGAGAGGCCAAGGGCAAATACCCTTGTGGCAGGGCAATTGCGTGTAATGATATCGCAGATCGCACAGGATATACAGGATATGGCTATATAGGGTTGTCTGCCGAAGAGGCGGTTACGCTTGATTGTGCTATATGACGTGTGCATAATTCGCCGAGTGCCGACCAGTTCGGCTAATTTCAGTTGGTTTTTAAATTACAGAGAGTATGtctaataataatatagaACCTGCTACAGCGGCCAAGAGTTGGAGAATTGGAATAACGAGTTCTGAAAACAATTAATACAACGTTGTTCAACTTATTTAGGTACTACATTTTTCAAAACTGCTACAGTTTCATTATATAAGCTCTAATaaccaaaaataaatcataatgATTAagaaactttttaaattattgttctttttatatattctataAATTTTCTTTACCATGCACACAGCATGCTTAAGGCTTTAATTATATATCGCggtatttttatgttttaatcATTAATTAATAATGGGAAACATTGTAGCGAGGAATATGAAATATCGAAACTTTAATTGTAGTTAATTGGTAAAATAATGTGATTTTTTTAAAGAATGAAATAACGATAGGTGTGGCAATAATTCAACTATCGTGGCCTGTGATCTGCCGTAAAAACCTCAAAGCTTTCAGCCCACAATTTACCACAGCGAGACAACTTGATAAAATTGAAaactaatttgtttatacagcTGCACAAAACGAGCAGCGCCGGCAACGATAACAACGCTGAAACAAAGGCGAAGGATTGGGGGTAGGCGGCAGGCTCCTGGCGAAGgcaaaacaatttgtttatcaTGGTAGCCTTAGTGAGGTTGTCTGATGATGAGGCAACAACAGACAGGACAGGCGCAGGAAAAaggacaacaaacaaacagagtTTCACCGAGAAGCAGGACGAGGATGAGCACGGCAGCGCATCGGGGGATGGCAGGATACTCGGGgatacacagaaaaaaaataaattaaaatgtttgttAAAAAGAAATGCGTTGAAAAGACACTTCATCTTAGTCTAAAAGACTGTTCAAAGCAACATAGAACGCAACGGTTGATTCcatcgactatcagatacccgttaatTACCCCGAGACGGACATAGCGTAACCAACTCGTCGATGGATCCTAAATAAGATTACTAGATGAAGACTCAAAATAGTTTaaaaaacataatttaaaaaagcacaaaatattataaaatgtttacaatATATCAAAAACGAATGCTATAAAATTTCAAGATAATTTTTGTATCAATTGGTGTACATTTTTTTCGTCGAGTGTATAATATTTTGACACCCTTGTCTCTGTTGAGCCCCGAAAAATATGCAGTACATAGTGCAATCGGCTTTTAATGGAGTTGTTTCGAAAAAAAGGCAAAGAGGAGGCATTTTTAAATCCTAGacagtgcaaatatttgaatttgtaCTCTGCTAATGCTTAAAAATTATGCTGGTTGACAAATTCCGCCGGCAGTTCCATATGGAGCCAACTATTCAGTGTATTTTTTACCATATTTGCTGAGCTCCTCTTGGTTGAAACAAATCATTAATTAGACTTAGGAGTGGTACCAAGTAATCCAGGCCATGGGAACAGCGCACAAGCGTGATCCTTATTCCCGCACATCACTGCGGAACGTGTGCAGCTGCCGGCCCAACCCCTTTGGTGCACCTCCGCCTCCCGGGGAAACACTTGTCTACTACATCAAACATCAACACCTTCCATTGTCAAGCACTTGGGCAATAATTCCGCTTAAACAGATAAACGAGCGCTCGAATCAAAAAACAATTGAATGCGCTCACAATGTGAATGTGGCCTAGAGCACGGCCTGAAAATCAAAGTCTCCACCTAACCCCAGCCCCTGGACAAACTTAATAAGCTTATCACACCCCGAAATGCAACCCTGCGCGGCGAAAACTTTCAGCTCGACGAGCTCTGTGATTGGTGGAAACTTGGCAGCTTCGGCGCCGCCCCTTTGGCTGTATCTTTTGATGTGGCACCGCCATTGCAGGATAGCACACTTCCACCCCTCGGCGCACCATTCTTATCAGACAGGTCCTGTGGAAGTTCCAGGCTCAGGCATTCGCTTCCCGGCAGTCAGAGAGTTCGCAACACGGCGCGTTTCGATGTCAGAGTGCGCGGTACGGTTGCATCTATAAGGATTACTGGGGTGTTGGCCACTGGGAAATTACTATATTATAATTGGTTCGCGAGTGCGGAGTGTTTACTGCTTAGGTGATGTGCAATTCGAAAGTTTACTGTAGTGAACCATTTCGTAGAAGTTGAGAAATCTTAGGATTTATTGGAAACAAGTCTAGTCAGAGGATTATAACTCCTGAAAACTCCTGAGGCTTTAGGtaagtaaaaaaatcaaaaagggctttaaaaacatgttcgaattataacatttttaatggaaatttatCGTTTTTGTGATAATaagttaataaatataaaaacgcATTGGAATATACAATAAAAGCCGAAATAAAAGGGTATCAGTTTTAAATTGATCTCAATAAGCTATTGAACAAAATTTTGGCTTGAATTgcagctttatttaaatatatttattgaaacTTATAGGATTTTGGTAATCAGACAGATTACCAAGTATCTGAAATTGTAGCACATCATTTATATCTTATCTTCTTTTATACTGTTTACCAACTCGATAGTAAATTACATTCATATCCATGTAAATGATACATTTTATATCTATTAGCCACAAAATCCTATCTTATCTAATCAAATGTGTGTTGAACATGTTTATTACCGATATATCAGCAACTGAATAAGTTCAGCAAGAGGAAGTAACACCCCGAAATATTAAATACTCTTTCGCAGAGAGGCAAAAGTCAAGGACGAAGAACACGCGTTTCACTTGTTCAGCCTGCTACACCCCCTCCAGAATCTCGAACCTTGTGGCACGTGCTGGTCACGCGTCGCCAATCAGCGGATCGGAAGTGTTAGCTTTACCGTTATGCACTTAGCTGGCAATTAGGCAGACAAACAGAAGCGCAACAGATTTACCATGTTTTCCATGGACAATTTCGACTTGGAGGCCACGATGGCGCGCCACTTCTTCGAGGGATCGCAGGCCACCAACGCCTCCACCTCCAGCTCCGACTACTTTTTCGGGGACGAGCACAGCTCGGAGAGCGATGACGAGGACGATGCCTATAGCAGTGGGTTCAACAGCGACCAGGAGAACACCGAGAAGACGTAAGCATGACGTTGGCTTGGGTCATGGAGCCTAGCTAATCCACTGCAGCTTCTCCTTATTTAGCCGGAGGAGTCACAAGCCCCGGCGCTTGAAGTGCGCCTCCCAAATGGCCCAGCAGCGGC of Drosophila mauritiana strain mau12 chromosome 3R, ASM438214v1, whole genome shotgun sequence contains these proteins:
- the LOC117145025 gene encoding uncharacterized protein LOC117145025 isoform X1, giving the protein MRMENGRLWGTLHDGKFEVRSVTHSDLEEALDVLDGSFFLNESVCVACEINLPENRQARLDLRELCRKTALDGVSLLVKEADTGRVVSVSFNKIQYAPPPGEDHFFLKFRNEEVKSPQARRLMDFMIEVDERIDVCAMFNMVCFCELMFLATLPSHERLGLGRSLSQFTIELTKELAEGKGLEDIDEKLRSKRPAAVTALWTSSFSQKVGKATDFKVINTVSYSEFEYNGKRFDERINPIHKFCEHVIYKF
- the LOC117145025 gene encoding uncharacterized protein LOC117145025 isoform X2, coding for MSSSSQLTTAQPTDSPGPQILAISSMIPEPGGWSPQLFPLKNLEQIETMEEEMNDPIKSSIYIEIMRNILKPGGSPRPGGLKKQFHLILAIDFLVDFNFDGIHNKIPLKKFGNFNNALFEAQKQEGYFRDDYIAEIRLAFRVYKNRRHKSVSDARKKIKEAKAHMKPELKFEEFLYTE
- the LOC117143798 gene encoding uncharacterized protein LOC117143798 is translated as MKDCIEIFDGEFEVLRVTPPLYDEVEELLVNISINYEFGCVIAKLKDSPLAIAELRNLIRHIISRGISFAIRHVESGRIVAAIANIIFNTKRKTLYYDICDQIRSPNMIKYMELWDAIDASFDVNEHCQVDSTGDVEYMATVPEFRRRGLGHILCQHSIQFASLLAQRKLPLETLAQLPEEMRIERPQAVVAITTSQSSQIMGRQLGMKTVHKWHFSELMSLCGAMAESNGAAQACEYAELQVVKI
- the LOC117142385 gene encoding ELMO domain-containing protein 2; the encoded protein is MFILDRILPFIFSYIRPFIKWFLHAFTRLSELQRICYGARAGASRTSQVERSLTLSKRPQIRRLVLDLDEAAPYVSDAELLDFAPRAARIVMQAKRIKNNVHPDFARLFGTCVTSIWGYRRLMHQVEQLRAEKYDSDNLDHEQKLLRLWQLLMPDTPLTGRVTKQWQDIGFQGDDPKTDFRGMGMLGLENLLYFATAYNDAAKHVLLHSMHPTLGYTYAIVGINLTSMAFNLVKTGAAKTHFYNLVVQHRQDFSTVEDFHKLYCYLFFEFDRFWMESDPRNIMDFREIYQAFEITKLEALHNDSTIFKTNLVVESV
- the LOC117142384 gene encoding secernin-3, encoding MTNGDCFVVLPENCAEGTLIIGRNAEDEKNVNVASEVCFYDATEVLEGKTDGGASAETGGDVLRVILQKPQPGLWGGDFGANERGVALGLTWAAGENEAKDSDSLLGTDIVRLTLAVAKDVDDAVDRIGALVASHGHDNSKLNFIACDAAAAWLVSCSGKVWAAEKLEASFLRLPSGGLAVTTVVNKSSEGLEEAASFAAAHDAEAQAPAEEWCGPKPAGDGTYTQHDMFETLRSASNASSSRAATVSVLSVKGISCHWFTGTPNAAESVFKPFVFAPNPRISPLTQVQADADLTLLHKLHSQRKPAALEHLRSLELSCVDELNNYFSLQDHASDELDELLKDCVEAEVKFYR